In the genome of Arabidopsis thaliana chromosome 4, partial sequence, the window GAAGGGTCATAATCCATCTCATACTACTAGGATGCACAGCTCCATCAAGGAAGTACgttattaattttgatgaaaCTGTCTTATGCCACTGCTCCAGCAGTTCTTCTGCTTTTATGGTTACCTGGAGATCAATAAGCATTTCCAATACCAAATTTCTCACAATTACATGCTTCCCCATTGACTCGCGCATTGATGAGTTTTGTGACTTTATTTCAGGTGGATTAAATGTCATAATCGCAAACCTAACCACATCTTCAAGCTCAGGAGTAAGGAACCCGTTTTCTAAGATGCATCTAAGAAGAATAACTAATTTTTCTAGGACAAGAACTTCCACATCCCCTCGTTGAAGTGTTACTAACAAATGTTTCACCAGATTGATTTGACGCAGAATTGCAAGATTGTGACTCCTGTACCAGAGTATTGAGATGAGATTCTCTAGAAAACCAAGTGAGGCGATTTGGATGGAAACAGGGGCTGTCACCCAGAGAGTCCAGTCCAGGAGGACATGTTCCACCATATCTGCATTGGATAAGACAATGCAGTTTGAAGTTTCAACAGGATTATCTCCCATTTCAAGCTCAGATAAATGACTAAAAGAATCTTTTCGCCCCGAAAAATCATCCATATCCCCATGAGATCCAACTGAAGAAGTTTCATATTGAAATTTACACAGAGTAGGATCCTCatagttgttttcaggtataATCTCCGTAGGTGACATGCTAATAGTAGTTTGCCCACTCTCCAACTTCTTTGGCTCTGAAAAGAAAGCTTCACATGCagatatttggaaaaatatctCCAAACATTGCATGTCAAATAGCGCCATCTTGGGACGTAAAAACAGAGCTAGTAAGTGATAGCCTGTGTATGTTTCCATATCCTTCACATTCTGGGAATTCTGATGAAGCGCACAGGCAAGCAATGAAAGAGCCATATGTAGCATATCTCTAGATTCGGCAGCCTCAACCAGTGCAAGTACAACAGCCATTCCTCCCACTGGGCGGATACTATTGCCAATCACATTTTGTCTGCAGAGACTCACATTTCCCACCAGGCGCCCGAAACGCGGTATTCCTATATAATTGAGAAACGTAGaatgaaactaaaacataaaaggtaaaacacgaacgaaattatatatgatcatTGTATACCCCCAATAAGAGAGGCAGCAGCGGACAATGGGTCAACAAGATTGACGAGTGAAAAACTTCCGGTAGCGCGCATGAACTCTGAGCATGTTCcatcaaatgcaaaaataaGTTTCTTACCAGGTAACTGAATTGAAAGATTCCCTAACCTATCGAGATCCCATACAATCCCACTACAATGTGCCTTGGAATCGCCTTGTCTATTACTGTCTTCAAATTTTTGGATACCAGACGACATGTCAGTGTCTAACAAGTCAAGGATAGCCATGCTGTCCCCACCACAAGCCTGATTAGGTACGAAACGTAAGAGATATGCATCCTGAAAAAGACCTGTATACCCTCTACCAAGAATGTACATGAAACCAATGCAGCCTGACGTGAGCCCCTCCTCAAAAAGATAACATGAGCGTATTTTCCATGTCAAATCGCTAACCCTAGCACAAGTGGCTGAAGTTCCAATTATTACTTGCAAAGATTTTCCAACAGGTGAAGGAGAATACCCCAGTTTACCCATGTGCCTTAGTTTTCCATCAATGTAAACATAAGCAACGCTAGCCTGAAAGAGTCCAGCAAGAGCATTCGGCTTACTATGGACAACAGCGAGGTGATGCCACTTGCCCTCCTCAGTTTCTAATCCAGAAAATGACAAAGAATTTGAATTGCTAGTGGCAAGGGTCAGAATACCatcttcttgaaaataaagttCTGCATAGGATGGACTTCCATTACTTATAGCATTAACAGAAAATATCcggaaaatattttgttcgCTTTGCTGCCCACTCAAAATGGGCGTCTTTGACGAACCACCAGCTTTATAAACTTCTGATTCTAATTCTTGGGTTGTCAAAAAGTTACGAAACTGGACCCAGCAAACAAATGAATAACCAGCAGCAGGAGGCCAAGATCTTTCACCCAGGGACACCTGAACAGAAGCATGCCCAGTTTTGCTCATGTCCATTTCTACAAAAGGAGCCAGGGAAACACATTCCAATCCTGTGTCTTCTTCCATGAGAATTAGCTTTTCCATCATACCAATTAGTGAGGGACCCGAATTCATAACCCTCATCTGCATGACATATCTACACAGCATTTTGAGCTCGGATGGAGACAATCTGCACCAGAATAAGACCGTATTTTGAGTAAGATCAGCCTACAAACAAACCTAGTCACCTTAAGACTACgtattataaaaattttagcTATGGTTGACTACCTGTACGCTCCAAGAActtcaacaatttttaaagCATGAGAAAGAAATGGAGACGAACCCTGCAGAAAGGGGTAGATAATCTCTAGCAGGAGTTCTACGCAACCTGCTCCATTATAATTCATtaagagtgaagaagagaataaaCAGCAACGGTGTGATTTTAAGAGTTAACTTAGCCAATAATAACGAGCCCAAGTGGAACCCTAAGACAAAGTTCTTACCAGCTGACGTGAGGGTTTCCTTGTTGAATGGGCTGGCACGTGCAAGCCTTTCTAGAAGATTCAGAAATTCCAACTGCAATTTTGGAGTACAAAGCAACAGTGAACGGATCAGTACTCTGACAGCACCTGCATTATAGATCTTCTGCTTGTCAGGATTAAATTGGCCAGATGCGGTTTTTACAAGAAAGCTTGCTTTTTCACATTCTGCCATCTCAGCTGAGGCCATAGATTCTGATGTCAAAAACGGTGGAACCAAAACTTCAAGTGCAAGTTCTAACAACAGTTGTATCACATGTCTTTCAAGATCAACACACAGCAAACCAGACTCCACCAGAAGATCATAAAACGTCTGAGATGTAATGACACTGTGCAGTTTCATCCTATTGATAGCATTCTCACAGACAGCAGTTGTTATGAGGCGCAATAGATGTTTGAACAATTTGATGTAAACCATCAAATGAGACTCATCCCTACACTCTTCTTCCCCTTGGAACGTATGAAGGGTGGTCAATAGAAGAGAGAAACCAGTGGCTTCACCAAAGACTCTTTGAGCAGAGCCATTAACCCCAACGATACGCCACAGAGCACCCATGATATCACATCTGACTTCATAGTGAAGCTTGTATTGATCCCCAGAGACTCTGGTGACCATTCCACTCTTCAACACATCGATAAGAGCTTCTAACTCTTCATGATGGACCTGGTTGAATGACGGGTCAGATACGAGTTACCCTTTACAGAAACTCAAGGATTTATAATACTTAAGCAACAGAAACCTCATTAGTGGCGGCATGATCTAAAGAATTAAAAGCCTTGCCAAGCTAATAGAATTTGACTTTGTAGAtcagagaaacaagaaaacacactGTATAATATAGAATATCGAGATACATATTCCTTGAATGTAGACTTACCTGTTTAATGTCTCCTGTgattaaacatgaaaaaatcCTCAAAATACTGGTACGATGTTCATCAGCGATCAGGAATGGAAGAATAACGGTCACGCCATTGGCAGAACGAAAAGCTTCTTGATTAACTTGAGAATTCTTTAGTAAAGAGATCATACAATCCCAACCAACAGTTATAGTCCTTTCAACTTCAAATATAGGCAACTTTCCTGACCCAGATTCCATCAGCTTCGGTGATGAAATGATGGCATCCTGACTATCCAGGTGTTGTTTGAAGCTAGGTGAGCTAGGTACCCGATCCAAATGATTAGAAACTCCACTATACTGATCTGGACCCCTGAGAAGCTTGTGCTGCTTCAGATCATCTTGTAAGACTTCCAAAACACCAACTTCACCTAGGACTTTCTTGTACTGTTGATCAAAAGATGTGAGCtttacaaagaaagaaagtatgGTATGCTTCAACTCAGAATCGATAGGCTGTTgcaacaagaaacaaagtgACAATAGTTCTTGCTCTGGAACACAATTTACAACTGTGACAGCATATTCAAGAATTTTGAGGATTAACTCTTGCAGGGAGGAAGGAAAACCACCCATGTTCAGCACGAGAAGTGGAACAGTCTTTAATTCTTGGCATATTCTGTAGTTTTCCAAATGGCTCGTGAATATCTTGAACATTCGGTTTAACACTTCAGCCTGAAGATCCTTGTTCTCTGCTTTCAGAAAGATGTCTTGCAACATTTGGACAGCTTCAAGGTCTTTAACTTTACCACTTCCCTGTTCACATGGCTCATCATACCGATTGTTGGCAGATGGTGTTTGTCTCCTGCTATACCCAGTGAGCTTTGTTTGGGACAATAGTGAGGTACTTGTTCCAGATGACTCAATGGGACCAGTCTGAGCCAAGGTGACAAGAACATCAAGCAATCTGGAAAGTGCAGGGGAGAAATGTTTTAAAGCAAACTCATCATTTTGCCTACTATTCAATGAAAGGGATTGCTGTTTTTCAGAGTCGTCATTTTGCCTAGTTTTCAGTGAAAGGGGTGGCTGTTTTTTAGAGTCATTGGAACCTCTATTTTTGTGTGGGGATGAATGATCGAACGCAAAAACAATGTCTTTTGGCATGGAAGATAGAATCAGCGCAAACTGTACAAGGAAGTGGTAACCATGTGCATTTCGTATGTCATCTTTGAGCCTGACTCCACCAGTTTCTACATTAgtcaaaatttaagaaacatTAGCAACCACAATCAGAGCAGTTTACCAACCCCAAACTGAGAAGGTGACTACCGAATATTTCTACTCTCTACTACCTTTTCCACAAGCATTGACATATTTTGAGTTCTTATGATTTGTCTAAGTGAACTTACCAGGTCTGTACGATAGTTCCACACATTCAAGTAACAAATCCACAATGCCCACTGTATAAGCTGAGTCCCCACAATCCGGATCAAAATCTTTGACAGCCATTAGGAGAACCTTTATCTGCAGAAGAActcagcaaaaaaaattagttcgGAAGACGTCGAAACAGAACAAGCAGTCATACCACTAACTTGTGCcagaatttttgttaaaaagccCCGTTTAGATGTAGCAGAAACAAATAATAGGTGCGGGCCTTTTTCACGCTATACAGAATCCAAATAGTTGTCCTTAGTCACAAAATCTATCTGAGGCAGTTTTCCTAGCGATCTAGCTTCCTAACATAGATTTTCAGTTCACAAACCAAGAACAAGCATTCTTAGAAACTCCGTCAAATGGTTTGAAGATTACTGTAAACATCACAAAAGAAACCATTTAAACACCAGATTGCAGCTATCATATGGCAATGCTCAGATtgtgacaaacaaaaatatatgcacAAAACCAATACTTATCATTAGTTTTATTCTCATACTCtagtaaattaacaaaagtCTCCTGACAACCAATTTCTTTATCACGGGAGACCTTATATAGCTTGAacattagcaaaaaaaaaacaagaatatacATTCCCCAGTAAGGCTTTCTACAGGATACAATGGCATACCAGATGGTGTTTGCGTATGTAGCTTGCCGTGCTACCATTGTCATTGACAAGAAGAAGCCCAAGAATCTGAAAGAGACACGAAATGGAACTTTAAGCATCACAACATTCGCTCAAGTTTCATGGTCATGCTACAGAAAAGTTCGCAGCTGTTTCAGTTTCAACACACACTGTCATTGCTCGACTTCTAGAACAGGTGAGCAACCAATTACCTGCATTGCATTTTTGTGAAGCTGTATGTTATGGAATGAAACCAGCCCTACTTTAAATCGAGAGAAAGCCATGAGAGAACCATTGGCAACCATCTTGAAAAGTAGCTGAAGGGAGTCATCTTCAATCAAACTCTGTGCAGCAGAAGGATGGCTTGCCAATGCTTTCATGATATTGACAACACTGCCCTCAACCTGCAAGAGTGAAGATACATTAAAGTCTCAACAGATAAGGCATTGCCGAGTGTACACTTTGGCCAGCATGAAACAGTTATATTGTAGAAAAAATGTGTTAAACCATTGAAACTGAACCTCAAGTGTCTAACTTGGAAAGTACTACATCTTTCATATTTACCTTTTCTTCATAATTAACAGTTTTTTCACCTTCACTGGCTACACTGTATGTCAGAAACGCATTGAAAGTGTGTATTAAACAACATAATATCCCAGAATCCAGTAGAGATTGTTTGTCGAAAGgctgaaaagaaaacacataaaaGGACCAAtgcaatatttattatataagccATCAAAGAGCCATCACCCTAAACGGTTTTGTATGGCCTCCAAAAATCATGTGAGAATAACTACCAGTTAGCTATCAGATATTAgactcaataaaaaaattggtaaacAGTAAAAACTCATAGTtgagttttgtaaaattatttaacaaagGGAAAAACTGAAAGACATGTAGAAGTCGAAAAGGTACCCCAGATGCAAGGACTTCAATAGCAGTTAAAAGGTTTGCACCATGACTTGAACCATCCTGcaggaaacaacaaaatcatgactaacagagaagagaaggtaACAATAACATGTCCTGATTCACTGTGGTAGGAAGGAAAGGCAGACCTTGGTGACTTCAGAAAAAAACTCTATTGCTTTCTCTACATCCAATGACCTCTTCCTGCTACTAACCTTTAACTTTTCAACATCTGCCACAAATGCTCTACCAATGACGAATGAGAATATATGTGGTTCTACTAACCTGcaattgaaattaaattctCAATACGGTTACTATTCTCATATCTGATATCTGGGCAGGAAACGAAAGTGCAAAAGAGACTCTAACGAAGAAGAACGTTCAAGATAGGAAATGTACGATCCCTTTCTAAATCATGTGGAGAGTAAGAGACATTTATCTTCTAGTTGACATGCAAATTTTCCCTTGCAAAGACTAAAACTAGCTATTATGAATCcatacaaatagaaaaagagagagtaagaaATGGCTTACATGGTAACTAACTGATCTACGTTAGCATGCTGCTTCACTAGTCTACAAAACGTATTCACACTCAGATTCAAGGCGGCTTCTTTCTCCTGTTGTGACATATATGAATGATTAGCAGTAGTGATTTTCCAGTGTAGTTTTTATCAGAACACAATAAATGATTGTACGTAACACAAAGGTACATAAGCTAAAAGCATGAATGGATACACGAACCTGTTCGGAGCTTGATGAACGGAACTCTTCCCAATATCTCTTGAAGTCCAATTCCAACTTAAGTTTGTCTCGGCTTTTCAAGGAGTAAATAAGAGAGAATCATTGATTTACTTATACCAACATTGATCAGTCAAAGTGCacattataaaagtaaaataccTTGTAGGAGATAATAAATTGAAGTCATGTTGAGCTAAGGCGGCGAAACTAGAGGATGGAGAAGCTTGGGAAGAGGACGGTGGAGTAGTGGGGTCACTGATGGCTTCTCCGGCGATTAAATCGGCGGTTGTTTCAGCTACTCCGACCTTATCCTTCAAGTCCTTAAGCAATGTTCCCCATTTCATTGTTCCACAGTTTCGATTCCAGATTCATTCATCCGATAACCACTCCTGAATCGGTCGGACACGACCCGGATCCGAATCGGGGCTCAGAAATCAACCCGTTTCTTTTGATTAAGGAAACGGAATCAATAAAGACGAACAACAACCCAGACATCAAAACTATGTATGCTGGTGCAATGTGtgagattagggtttggtAGCAAGAACAAAATCTAAGATCCAAAATTGCGATTAGCGAGATTCACACCACCAACAACAAGTTCATTTCTCCTTCCTCCTTGATAATCTGAGAAGAATACTGAAACAGATTTTGAAAGGAGAACGCAGAAAATCGAGATTTAGAGATCGATTTACGCTGAAGAAAACTATTTCATTGATCGATTaacgaaataaaaaaataaatatcaatttcgtcgtttggtttttgtgctgtgttcttcatcatcatcatcgtcttcgtGTCTCCGCGCCTTGTTTCTCGCTTCAAACATAGTCAAAGTCGTCTCACTTTCTCCCTCACTCACGCGATTTTCCTTATTTAATTTCCCTAAAATAGatacttaaaacaaaactaattataattaagttcctaattgttttcattattgCCCCTGAAATATTTCTATTTCATATTATAACCACGGAAGTCTTTAAATTATCATTGGGGTCCATCTAGACgtaattattatattactattaactATTAAGAAATTACTTGCATAAAATTTCGAAATAGCTTGATTgttaaagataaaatttaggAACCCAAAtagttgttattttttaatcatggATGTTGTTGTAccaattattttgaaatagcTTGACTGCTTGAGTGTTATATACCAACTATTTTTCTCTAATGTAGAATGTTTTAGAATGTATCTAGTAGTTTGTAATAGAATTTGTGTTGTGTTAATTATCTTCTGGTTTCAAATCTACATGAGAATAGTTTATGATgactttagaaaaaaacagaaaagagatgatattttaaattaattcatcATCTCACTATACTAATATCAGCCAAACCAAAGAATACTTAGTTTGAGctgatttttaaatatttattttctttattttccatttttttcatttttgctttATTAAACCCACGATTACCAATCACATCCTAAGTTTCAATACACAATGATCATAACAGTATTgcaaatcatttatatatcaGCCAAACCAAAGGATACTCTGGAGATATATAAGATGTCTGAATTGTACATTTTATACCAACCTTCAATTTCCAATCAcaagccaaaagaaaaaaggaaagcaaaacaaagttGTATAGAATGGGGACTATAAGAGCTCgtaaaaacataaaaggaAACTATATTGATACCATTAACAATGTTCTTTTAATCtatctttttaactttttagtGGTCGcatgttcttgtttttgttttcgttttttggttttaaagtgTTCGCATGTTCATGCGTGTCCTCATCAACAAGCTCTTTGACCTAATTCGtttctttaatcttttctACTTTATATTATTCCTCGtagttttctatataatatcttttttatttgattcctCCTCACCCTCATATCTTTATGTGTTTTCAGttccttttgattttgtggtaCGTAATTAAACcgtctattaaaaaaaaacataagattgTAATGATTTGTCACTAAATTAATTGTGATTGGTATAGCGACTATTCATCACAGTATGAAAATGATACATACATGTTAGTGTTCGTTACTAATGCCATAGTGGCAACATAAATGACCATCAATAGTATAAGCTCCTTGTCACTGATTAGTGATTACGATAGAAACTTGTTAACAACAATCAGAACAACAATAAATATGTTTGTCGACACCTATTGCCAAATTTGAGTTACGATGAATATGTATTTCTCAATGTGTATAAGATTGGCAATATATATCTTCAGAAGACAAAAGTGCATATTACATGATGTATACATGTAACGTGGATATGATGAAAGAAGTTGTATACTTGTATAGTATCTATCACAGTCAAATAAGCTGGCTTTGAGAGGACACATTCGTCAATCCCTAGAGACGTTGCAGTTTTGTGGGACTTTTACCGATCCATTTTTTAAggaaaatcatattatttttgatttttcatgtAATGTCCaagtaaaaacttttttaggttttttaacGGACATAATATTGACTAAGGAAATTCTAAATGTTCCTTACTTCCTTGTacgaatatatttttacaagaaaatCCAACGTAAACGAGACAAAAATTCAAAGCTAGCaacaattttagaaaattaataatccCCAGAAAGAAATGCtctgtgtctttttttttgtccacgAGGGTATTTAAGTAAtttgagagaaacaaaataaagaaagtaaCAAGATTCCAGTTTTGCCCTTTTACATACGATGGGCCCCTGAGAATCCCAGATGATCGTAAGCCTTCTGAAACGAGTGATCATGAGATTCGGTATCGTACGCCGACATAGGAAACGCCACTCCACCCGCGTACTCTAGCATATCCCCAGGTCTGACGCTAACGTGTCCCCCATGACCCGTGAGTCCAAGAAAGTCTCTGGTCAAACGGTCAGCTTTCTGCCACGTGGACGTAAACCCATCAACAACTAACTGGTCGTACTCAGACGAAGAAGCTGACGTCATCATGACTCGGTCAACACCAAGAAACTCGTTGACGTTCGTCAAATGTCGGTGATGACCAATGGATCGAGTCTGTCCTCCGCCGCCGAAAGTAGTGGAGCTGAGAGAGGTGGCCTTTTGGAGAAGAGCCGTCGCGGAAAGAGCTGCCGTTGGAGGCGTTGAAAGAGCGGCGGTGGAAAGTGATGGTTCGATGAAAAGAGGTGATGACGTGAAGAGCAAGGAGGAAGATTTATTGAACATAAAATGATGGCCTTggaaattagggttagggtttgtgaGATTGGAGGAAGAAGTTGAGTGGAGTCTTGCACTTTCTTCTGCTAATGCATCACAAAACGCTCTATGCGTTATGAAAGTGTCTTTcctgtttataaaatatatatatcacaaacaaacaaaaacaaatattagatagaaacataaacaatatatgtatgtatgatcAATAATGATGCAATTGtaacattaaaccaaaaataaaatgatgcAATTGCAAGTAGTGAAATAGTTTGGAGTGGACCATACAGAGATAATAAAGaagtttcaaaattcaaagaaaagctTTTGAAGCCTATTATGTCATGATGGACCAATGCAATTTTACACACAGCAAATCAAATCATAGattatcaaaatctttttacaaaaaaaaaaattacaaaatcaaatcaagattctttttcactattatgatgatgaaggagaagattcACCTGCAGGCTTCTTTTTATCTCCTCATtaaatcaacacaaattttacatataatgttattaaaaaatcattttttgttggacaagaattaatttatattacacaaatacatacatattaGCTCTAAAAAAGTGTGAAGTgatttatgtaaaaaaaaaaaaaattatatatacacgcAATAATGGCCAACATGTAAATATAATGTCTTAATCCATGAATTTTGCCACTGCATTTAATTGCACTCAAACTATATTCCATGGACAGTCACAAGCAGATTTGTCAAAGAACATAACCAAAAGAAGACAATTGAAATCAGTCACACGAAAGCATTAaattcatctatatatatcaaactacTCCAAGAAAAACTATTGACTCCTATCTCTATAGAGATAGACAATAATTTAGATTTGTCACAGAAACATCAGTAAAATTTTCAAGAAAGAcaaggaacaaagaaagaacttgacataaagaacaaaaaaatgaaaaattaaaaaagggTTACCTCGAGAAAAGAGTGCCGCAGTCACATCTATAATCTCTAGTACCACAGATCTTGGTATGAGCTTTCCAATCAGATTGAACAGCATAGAACTTTGAACACTTTTCAcatttccatttcttctctcCATGTTTCCTGCAAAAGTGTTTCTTGATCCCTGTGAGATCCCCAAGAGCTCTAGATGGATGGTGATGAGCACAGTTTGTCTCTGGGCACACGTagactttcttcttttgttgttctttggTGTTCTTCTGTTTCAGCTTCCATGGAAGATTGTGGCCTCTCCTGTGAAGCTGTAGATTCTGATCTCTTTGAAACCCTTTGTTGCATATCTCACAAACGAATCTGTTTGTTGCAAGAAGTGTCTTTGGTGATAATGCGATCACTTCTGCATCTGGATCTGCCACATAATAAACCAGTTTcacatgaaaaataaagtCTCAAACACATAGTCTTGGTAAAAAGATGATATTCACACAAACcctaatattaaaaaaaggaagactTTTTTGCAAAACCccataagaaaaagtttagGTTCCAAGATTCTACCAGGAATCAAAGACAGTATCCTGATTCATTTGGTTTTTCAAGAttccaaatgaaaaaaaaaaaaaaaaagtactatTTTCTTACCAGGATTTCCAGGAAggcctctctttttcttaggCTTGTGAGTCTCTGTGTGTGTACAAACACTAGAAATCACATTGTGAAAGCCACTGAATTCTTGGATGGTACTGAGTGTGTTGTTACCAGAAGAGGCACTTGCTTCAGTAGACAAAGAGCTTAGCTTATAGGACAAGgaatgagaagaaaacatatcCATGGCTAGCTATATGGTTATAGCTATATGAAGAAGGAAActccaacaaaagaaaaaacaaaaacaaaacttggaagaaaactataaaaagatccaaactttggtttcttctgaTCTCTTAAAATAAGGAACTGCAAGTACCTAGAGAGTAAGAAGTAAGTGTACACAGAAAGACATCATTCTTTGGCTATATAtgcaaaattaaataatttagttaCTTGAGTAGTGTATATAATGCACATGTATATGTATAGTCTCAAAAGCAAGAAGACGACCATGATGGATTATTCTCCAATGTCACTATCATGTACACATATATGTGTGTGCTTACAATAAATGCAAAGACTGTTTGATTCccatttttattagtttttctaTGTGCAGATAAATACCACAGAGGAAAGAGATTGTGCTTGAAAGTGAgactttgactttgttttcatatatctttaactgttttttattttttattcctcagttttattctttattttatgtaattttttaagTGTTCTGCATTACAGAGAAGAGTGATGATTACAGGTTCAGACTATAAGCATTTACTTGAAATTGTCtactaaaaaagaagagtagacccagaaagaaaaaaagcaagCTATCAATTTGTGCAATTAATGGAAAATATTGTGAGATGAGACTTATCAGGCCTAATTTCCTTAAATGGAAGTAATAATCACTTTTATATCAAGAAAAGTGTGCCTCTTTTCAATTTATTGGGGT includes:
- the IDD12 gene encoding indeterminate(ID)-domain 12 (indeterminate(ID)-domain 12 (IDD12); FUNCTIONS IN: sequence-specific DNA binding transcription factor activity, zinc ion binding, nucleic acid binding; INVOLVED IN: regulation of transcription; LOCATED IN: intracellular, chloroplast; EXPRESSED IN: shoot apex, embryo, flower, pedicel, seed; EXPRESSED DURING: 4 anthesis, C globular stage, petal differentiation and expansion stage, E expanded cotyledon stage, D bilateral stage; CONTAINS InterPro DOMAIN/s: Zinc finger, C2H2-like (InterPro:IPR015880), Zinc finger, C2H2-type (InterPro:IPR007087), Zinc finger, double-stranded RNA binding (InterPro:IPR022755); BEST Arabidopsis thaliana protein match is: C2H2-like zinc finger protein (TAIR:AT5G66730.1); Has 45871 Blast hits to 18418 proteins in 241 species: Archae - 0; Bacteria - 0; Metazoa - 43560; Fungi - 264; Plants - 729; Viruses - 2; Other Eukaryotes - 1316 (source: NCBI BLink).); the encoded protein is MFSSHSLSYKLSSLSTEASASSGNNTLSTIQEFSGFHNVISSVCTHTETHKPKKKRGLPGNPDPDAEVIALSPKTLLATNRFVCEICNKGFQRDQNLQLHRRGHNLPWKLKQKNTKEQQKKKVYVCPETNCAHHHPSRALGDLTGIKKHFCRKHGEKKWKCEKCSKFYAVQSDWKAHTKICGTRDYRCDCGTLFSRKDTFITHRAFCDALAEESARLHSTSSSNLTNPNPNFQGHHFMFNKSSSLLFTSSPLFIEPSLSTAALSTPPTAALSATALLQKATSLSSTTFGGGGQTRSIGHHRHLTNVNEFLGVDRVMMTSASSSEYDQLVVDGFTSTWQKADRLTRDFLGLTGHGGHVSVRPGDMLEYAGGVAFPMSAYDTESHDHSFQKAYDHLGFSGAHRM
- the IDD12 gene encoding indeterminate(ID)-domain 12, giving the protein MDMFSSHSLSYKLSSLSTEASASSGNNTLSTIQEFSGFHNVISSVCTHTETHKPKKKRGLPGNPDPDAEVIALSPKTLLATNRFVCEICNKGFQRDQNLQLHRRGHNLPWKLKQKNTKEQQKKKVYVCPETNCAHHHPSRALGDLTGIKKHFCRKHGEKKWKCEKCSKFYAVQSDWKAHTKICGTRDYRCDCGTLFSRKDTFITHRAFCDALAEESARLHSTSSSNLTNPNPNFQGHHFMFNKSSSLLFTSSPLFIEPSLSTAALSTPPTAALSATALLQKATSLSSTTFGGGGQTRSIGHHRHLTNVNEFLGVDRVMMTSASSSEYDQLVVDGFTSTWQKADRLTRDFLGLTGHGGHVSVRPGDMLEYAGGVAFPMSAYDTESHDHSFQKAYDHLGFSGAHRM